The Deltaproteobacteria bacterium genomic interval GCAAATTCACTTTTTTTGCTTTCGCTAAAATCTTTTGATCTTTTTTAGGTACTTCCGTTTTGATTTCTTCTTTTGTAGCAACAACTATCGGCGCCCCACTTTTTTTCTTTTTCCCAACGATAATAACATCGGGGAAAATGAGTTCATGTTTCGGTTCTTCAAAACGTCGGACACTTGATTGCAAACCTTTTGCATCTATCGTGTATGTTTCTTGGACAGGAGAAAAAACCGGCACCGGAGGAGCATAACGATCAGCAGAGTTGCCGAAATAAAAAAGACGGGAAAGAAAATCCCACGCCAAGTCGCGAATATCCCGAATTTTTGGAAGGCGTGGTGATTCTTGCGGCGATGTTTCTTCCGAAACAGAAACAGGCGCAATTGCTATTGGTTTTACAGGTTCAGTAGACATAACTGCATCTATTAGTATTTTCGTCACAAACCCCTGAAAAGTTGCGTCTTTTTTAAGATAAAAATGGATAAAAAAGAGCCTTCTATCCTATTGATTTTTATTGTGTTTTTTGGTGGATTTATTCCCGAGGATCAAGACGGGGCGAATAATCAGTATTAATGCCTTCGTCAATATTTTTTTGGACCGCCTCCAATTCTTTCAAAATCACCTCAATCGGGACCTTATAAACACCGGAAACAGTCTTCAAAAAGAGGTCCAAATTGCCATTAATCATCTCCAAATCGGCATCGGAAAGCTTGATCCACGCCTCCGAAATTTTATCGCGATGTTCTTCGAAAAGTTTTTTAAAAGTTTTTGAATCCATGACTAAAAAAAGGTTACCACTTTTCATATTGAAGAAAAAGTCTAAATTCCTTATGGGATCACCAGCAATCATTCGGGGGTCGGCTAACTGGTAAGCCTTCAGACTCTGACTCTGACTTTCTAGGTTCGATTCCTAGCCCCCGAACAAAAAATTTTTGTTAGAAGACAAATAATTTCCTTTTCAACCAACTGTCCTACCCGTTTTTCTTCCTTGCAAAAGCATTGCTTATCATCCATATAAATGCCATACTTCTATATGGCTAGATTAGTGACACACGGTTCGTTTGTTTGGGATGAAGAAAAAGAAGCCTATAACAAACAGGTTCACAAGATTGGTTTCGCAGAAGCGTCACAAGCTTTTTTTGACCCGAACCGTGTTATTGCCGTTGATGAGGCGCACAGCAAAATAGAAGAAAGATCGTTTTGTATAGGTAAAGTCGGAAACAGGATCGCCACTGTAAGATTCACTTATCGAGGAAGTAAAATTCGAATTATTGGAGCCGGTTTCTGGCGGAAAGGAAGAAAATTTTATGAAAAAAAGAAAAAGCAAAATTGAAGATCAGCCTATTGGGGAATTGAGAGAGATCTCTGACTTGTTGCCACCGCCGGAAAAACTGGCGGCCGTTGAAGAGACAGTCAAAGTAACCTTAACAGTAGATAGAGGAAGCCTCGAATTCTTTAAAGCAATGGCGGACAAGCTTGGGGGAAAATATCAAAGAATGATGCGTGAGGTCCTGCGCGGGTACGCTCAACGCTACGC includes:
- a CDS encoding BrnA antitoxin family protein, with translation MKKRKSKIEDQPIGELREISDLLPPPEKLAAVEETVKVTLTVDRGSLEFFKAMADKLGGKYQRMMREVLRGYAQRYAIRKS
- a CDS encoding BrnT family toxin; its protein translation is MARLVTHGSFVWDEEKEAYNKQVHKIGFAEASQAFFDPNRVIAVDEAHSKIEERSFCIGKVGNRIATVRFTYRGSKIRIIGAGFWRKGRKFYEKKKKQN